One window of the Eucalyptus grandis isolate ANBG69807.140 chromosome 6, ASM1654582v1, whole genome shotgun sequence genome contains the following:
- the LOC104448667 gene encoding auxin-responsive protein SAUR76 has translation MKKINQLILRKCKSLSRQLGRSLSYSNLRSKSARDVELWCGMQDDDDEPRETIIVGSSRKRYMISSKHLSHPLLNALIQKSSSSSKQKPGDGDGVIQVKCEVVLFDHLLWMLDNADPSIGPESLEELAELYVF, from the coding sequence ATGAAGAAGATCAATCAGCTGATACTGAGGAAGTGCAAGAGCTTGTCCCGGCAACTGGGGAGATCGTTGTCCTACAGCAACCTCAGGTCCAAGTCGGCGAGAGATGTGGAGCTGTGGTGCGGCATgcaagacgacgacgacgagccTCGCGAGACCATAATTGTCGGGAGCTCAAGGAAGCGTTACATGATCAGCTCCAAGCACTTGAGCCACCCCTTGTTGAACGCTCTCATCCAGAAGTCCTCCTCGTCGTCGAAGCAGAAGCCAGGAGACGGGGATGGTGTTATTCAGGTGAAGTGCGAAGTGGTTCTCTTCGACCACCTCCTGTGGATGCTCGACAATGCCGACCCAAGCATTGGTCCCGAGTCGCTGGAAGAACTGGCCGAGCTCTACGTTTTCTGA